One window of the Triticum dicoccoides isolate Atlit2015 ecotype Zavitan chromosome 3B, WEW_v2.0, whole genome shotgun sequence genome contains the following:
- the LOC119279687 gene encoding uncharacterized protein LOC119279687, giving the protein MVRQTYQMNCLHVWRTPAKLESTTGRVHSHCHQLFCLEWIDLKSASANTDLMPKIAVYSSEKMEELINFVEEDRQRTDEHRRYKTKLEGSMGGLPMRWHPLMVPRREVVRRTSLVEVKEGMDNIIMVIEEHVVPMLMDVVVTVAIEANEANRTSVVEGMFSQAEEQKEKLQFCFDNKCHRGAVSMSPKFPVITSTMHPILSVFVFL; this is encoded by the exons ATGGTCAGGCAAACGTACCAGATGAACTGCTTGCATGTGTGGAGGACCCCAGCAAAATTGGAGAGTACGACTGGCAGGGTACATTCTCATTGTCACCAG CTTTTTTGCCTGGAGTGGATCGATTTGAAGTCTGCCAGCGCCAACACGGACCTGATGCCCAAGATTGCAGTGTACTCATCTGAGAAGATGGAGGAGCTTATAAATTTCGTGGAAGAAGACCGACAAAGAACAGATGAACACCGGAGGTACAAG ACAAAGCTTGAAGGGAGCATGGGTGGGCTCCCTATGAGGTGGCACCCTCTGATGGTGCCAAGAAGAGAGGTAGTAAGAAGAACAAGCTTGGTGGAAGTCAAGGAG GGGATGGATAACATCATCATGGTGATAGAGGAGCATGTTGTGCCAATGCTGATGGATGTTGTAGTCACGGTTGCTATTGAGGCAAATGAAGCGAACCGGACCTCAGTTGTTGAGGGCATGTTCAGTCAAGCTGAGGAGCAAAAGGAAAAGCTACAGTTCTGCTTTGACAACAAGTGTCACCGTGGTGCTGTTAGCATGTCACCAAAATTCCCAGTAATAACATCTACGATGCATCCCATACtatctgtttttgtttttttgtaa